The following proteins are encoded in a genomic region of Hoeflea phototrophica DFL-43:
- the htpX gene encoding zinc metalloprotease HtpX: MNLIRTAMLLALMTALFMGVGFLIGGTGGMMIALVIAAGMNLFSYWNSDKMVLRMHNALEVDAKTAPEFYQMVSDLAQNAGLPMPRVYVIKNAQPNAFATGRNPDNAAVAASTGLLESLTEEEIAAVMAHELAHVQHRDTLTMTITATLAGAISMLGNFALFFGGNRNSNPLGFIGVLVAMIVAPFAAMLVQMTISRTREYAADRRGAEICGNPLWLASALRKISAGAGRIVNEDAERNPATAHMFIINPLNGQRMDSLFSTHPATENRIAALESMAGEMAAPSAHRPSDRPARPTSTSVPRTGPWGRDGSTRKGPWS, encoded by the coding sequence ATGAATCTCATTCGTACAGCCATGCTTCTGGCGCTGATGACGGCGCTGTTCATGGGCGTTGGATTTCTGATTGGCGGAACCGGGGGGATGATGATTGCCCTGGTGATCGCAGCCGGCATGAACCTGTTTTCCTACTGGAACTCGGACAAGATGGTGCTCAGGATGCACAATGCTCTCGAGGTGGATGCCAAAACCGCACCGGAATTCTACCAGATGGTTTCCGACCTGGCGCAAAATGCCGGTCTGCCGATGCCGCGCGTCTATGTGATCAAGAATGCCCAACCCAATGCCTTTGCCACCGGCCGGAATCCGGACAATGCCGCGGTGGCTGCGTCAACGGGTTTGCTTGAAAGCCTGACCGAGGAAGAAATCGCTGCGGTGATGGCGCATGAGCTCGCCCATGTGCAACACCGCGATACGCTGACAATGACCATCACGGCGACCTTGGCCGGCGCGATCTCGATGCTGGGCAATTTCGCGCTGTTTTTTGGCGGCAACCGCAACAGCAATCCGCTCGGTTTCATCGGCGTTCTGGTGGCGATGATCGTTGCCCCGTTTGCCGCGATGCTGGTGCAGATGACCATCAGCCGGACCCGGGAATATGCCGCGGACCGGCGCGGCGCGGAAATCTGCGGCAATCCCCTGTGGCTGGCCTCGGCGCTGCGGAAGATCTCGGCAGGCGCGGGCCGGATTGTCAATGAGGACGCCGAACGCAACCCGGCGACGGCGCACATGTTCATTATCAATCCTCTCAATGGTCAACGTATGGACAGTCTTTTCTCCACCCACCCGGCAACGGAAAACCGTATCGCCGCACTGGAATCGATGGCAGGTGAGATGGCGGCCCCGTCAGCCCACCGGCCCAGTGACCGGCCGGCTCGCCCGACCTCCACATCGGTGCCCCGTACGGGTCCCTGGGGTCGTGACGGATCGACCCGCAAGGGGCCGTGGTCTTGA
- a CDS encoding SDR family NAD(P)-dependent oxidoreductase, with protein sequence MRLDGRTAIVTGGAKGIGLAIVRRLASEGARVMIADIDEAAGTAAVEAASGGGEVRFTATDVSERLDVHNLVAKTIDTFGSIDALVNNAGIVHAADFLDLEEADFDRVLNVNLKSAFLCGQAVARHMVEQIAAGGEPGSIVNMSSINDTFAIANQVPYSVSKGGVSQLTKVMALSLAPHGIRVNAVGPGSIMTDLLASVAENPEARSRILSRTPLGRIGEPAEIAAVTAFLLSRDASYVTGQTIYADGGRMPLNYTVPVKE encoded by the coding sequence ATGAGACTTGACGGACGAACAGCGATTGTCACCGGCGGTGCCAAGGGAATCGGGCTTGCGATTGTCCGTCGGCTGGCGAGCGAAGGCGCGCGGGTCATGATTGCGGATATCGATGAGGCGGCCGGTACCGCCGCAGTTGAAGCCGCATCAGGTGGAGGTGAGGTCCGCTTTACAGCGACGGATGTCTCCGAGCGGCTTGATGTCCATAATCTGGTGGCCAAGACAATCGATACATTCGGATCGATCGACGCACTGGTCAACAATGCCGGAATCGTTCATGCGGCTGACTTCCTCGATCTGGAAGAGGCAGATTTCGACCGGGTCCTGAACGTCAATCTCAAGAGTGCGTTCTTGTGCGGGCAAGCTGTGGCGCGCCACATGGTCGAACAGATCGCTGCGGGCGGCGAGCCAGGCTCGATCGTCAATATGTCGTCGATCAATGATACTTTCGCCATTGCCAACCAGGTTCCCTATTCGGTGTCGAAAGGCGGCGTAAGCCAGCTGACCAAGGTCATGGCACTGTCGCTTGCGCCACATGGCATTCGGGTCAATGCGGTTGGTCCCGGCTCGATCATGACCGACCTGCTTGCTTCAGTTGCAGAAAACCCGGAAGCGCGCAGCCGCATTCTGTCACGGACGCCGCTCGGGCGTATTGGGGAACCGGCTGAAATCGCCGCGGTGACGGCATTCCTCCTGTCCAGGGATGCAAGTTATGTGACGGGCCAGACCATTTATGCCGATGGTGGCCGAATGCCCCTCAATTACACGGTTCCGGTCAAGGAATAG
- the acs gene encoding acetate--CoA ligase, translating to MSQKSYKVLKDAKTRALIDDETYEKWYKQSVKDPEKFWAKHGKRIDWFKPYTKVKNTNFNGKVSIKWFEDGVTNVSYNCIDRHLKKRGDQVAIIWEGDNPYDDKKITYRELYDQVCRLANVMKSNGVKKGDRVTIYMPMIPEAAYAMLACTRIGAIHSIVFGGFSPDALAGRISDCESTFVITADEGLRGGKKIPLKHNTDLAIEIAARDGVVVKNVLVVQRTAGKVEWFENRDIWYHEAVAAAKPDCPPAKMKAEDPLFILYTSGSTGKPKGVLHTTGGYLVYASMTHEYVFDYHEGDIYWCTADVGWVTGHSYIVYGPLANGATTLMFEGVPNYPSPSRFWDVVDKHQVNIFYTAPTAIRALMGAGDAHVKKSSRKSLRTLGSVGEPINPEAWEWYYNVVGEKKCPIVDTWWQTETGGILITPLPGATKLKPGSATRPFFGVQPQLVDNDGDVLEGTTEGNLCITDSWPGQMRTVYGDHERFIQTYFSTYKGKYFTGDGCRRDEDGYYWITGRVDDVINVSGHRMGTAEVESALVSHDSVSEAAVVGYPHDVKGQGIYCYITLMEGQEGSDELRKALVGHVRHEIGPIASPDKIQFSPGLPKTRSGKIMRRILRKIAEDDFGALGDTSTLADPGVVDDLIENRQNKKG from the coding sequence ATGTCGCAGAAATCCTACAAGGTCCTCAAGGACGCCAAGACAAGGGCTTTGATCGATGATGAGACCTACGAGAAATGGTACAAGCAGAGCGTCAAGGATCCCGAAAAATTCTGGGCCAAGCACGGCAAGCGAATCGACTGGTTCAAGCCCTATACCAAGGTGAAAAACACCAATTTCAACGGGAAAGTCTCGATCAAGTGGTTTGAGGACGGGGTTACCAACGTCTCCTACAACTGTATCGACCGGCATCTCAAAAAGCGCGGTGATCAGGTTGCCATCATCTGGGAGGGGGACAATCCCTATGATGACAAGAAGATCACCTACCGCGAACTCTACGACCAGGTCTGCCGCCTCGCCAATGTGATGAAGTCCAATGGCGTCAAGAAGGGTGATCGGGTCACCATCTACATGCCGATGATTCCGGAAGCCGCCTATGCAATGCTCGCCTGCACGAGGATCGGTGCAATCCACTCGATCGTTTTTGGCGGATTTTCCCCCGATGCGCTTGCCGGCCGAATCAGCGACTGCGAATCAACATTCGTGATCACGGCCGATGAAGGTTTGCGCGGCGGCAAGAAGATCCCGCTCAAGCACAACACGGATCTTGCGATTGAAATTGCCGCGCGTGATGGGGTGGTGGTCAAGAATGTGCTCGTCGTGCAACGCACAGCTGGCAAGGTTGAATGGTTCGAAAATCGTGATATCTGGTATCACGAGGCGGTTGCCGCGGCGAAACCGGATTGCCCGCCGGCCAAGATGAAGGCTGAGGATCCGCTGTTTATCCTCTACACCTCGGGTTCGACCGGCAAGCCTAAGGGCGTGCTGCACACCACCGGCGGCTATCTGGTCTATGCCTCGATGACCCATGAGTATGTCTTCGACTATCATGAGGGGGACATCTACTGGTGCACGGCGGATGTGGGCTGGGTGACCGGCCACTCCTACATCGTCTACGGGCCGCTCGCCAATGGTGCGACCACGCTGATGTTTGAAGGCGTGCCGAATTATCCGTCGCCAAGCCGGTTCTGGGATGTGGTCGACAAGCACCAGGTCAATATCTTCTACACCGCGCCCACCGCCATCCGGGCGCTGATGGGTGCGGGTGATGCTCACGTCAAGAAATCCTCGCGCAAATCACTGCGGACACTGGGTTCGGTGGGTGAGCCGATCAACCCGGAAGCCTGGGAATGGTATTACAATGTGGTGGGCGAGAAGAAGTGCCCGATTGTCGATACCTGGTGGCAGACGGAGACCGGAGGGATCCTGATCACACCCTTGCCTGGAGCGACCAAACTCAAGCCGGGCTCGGCAACGCGGCCGTTTTTTGGCGTGCAGCCGCAATTGGTGGACAATGACGGGGATGTGCTCGAAGGCACCACCGAGGGCAATCTGTGCATTACCGATTCCTGGCCGGGCCAGATGCGGACGGTCTATGGCGATCATGAACGTTTCATCCAGACCTATTTCTCCACATACAAAGGCAAGTATTTCACCGGTGACGGCTGCCGCAGGGATGAGGACGGGTACTACTGGATCACCGGCCGGGTCGACGATGTGATCAATGTGTCCGGTCACCGCATGGGCACGGCGGAAGTGGAAAGCGCACTGGTTTCCCATGATTCCGTGTCGGAGGCGGCGGTCGTCGGTTATCCGCATGATGTCAAGGGGCAGGGCATCTACTGCTACATCACCTTGATGGAGGGTCAGGAAGGCAGTGACGAGTTGCGCAAGGCGCTGGTCGGTCATGTTCGCCATGAAATCGGCCCGATTGCCTCGCCTGACAAGATCCAGTTCTCGCCGGGTCTGCCGAAGACGCGGTCAGGCAAGATCATGCGCCGGATCCTGCGCAAGATTGCCGAGGATGATTTTGGCGCATTGGGTGACACTTCGACCCTGGCGGATCCCGGTGTGGTCGATGATCTGATTGAGAACCGGCAGAACAAGAAGGGCTGA
- a CDS encoding DUF1674 domain-containing protein: MPMTQDDQQPKQSETDAVETDTPKRELSPAAKRALAEADERRKARDTAKISTEKEIGGRGGADPARFGDWEIDGRAIDF, translated from the coding sequence ATGCCGATGACCCAAGATGACCAGCAGCCCAAACAATCCGAAACAGACGCAGTCGAAACGGATACACCCAAACGGGAGTTGAGCCCGGCTGCCAAACGCGCACTCGCTGAAGCAGACGAGCGACGCAAGGCGCGCGACACAGCTAAAATTTCGACTGAAAAGGAAATCGGTGGCCGTGGAGGCGCTGATCCGGCGCGTTTTGGCGACTGGGAGATCGACGGCCGGGCCATCGATTTCTGA
- a CDS encoding DUF1013 domain-containing protein — MAQQLLMPKATAVWLVDNTALSFDQIAQFCKLHPLEVKAIADGESSQGIKGLDPVATGQLSREEISAAEGNPEHKLKLSEPKVRVPETKRKGPRYTPVSKRQDRPNAILWLVRNHPELKDAQISRLVGTTKSTIEQIRGRTHWNAANLTPMDPVTLGLCTQIDLDLEVERAAKNRGPVTEDQQGSVLVSARETETAEPMEETGDKEIDADAVFAKLTSMKRTETEDDDSNTN; from the coding sequence ATGGCACAGCAGCTTCTTATGCCAAAGGCGACAGCCGTGTGGCTCGTAGACAACACGGCGTTGAGCTTCGATCAGATCGCGCAGTTCTGCAAGCTTCACCCGCTTGAGGTCAAGGCGATCGCCGATGGCGAGTCCTCGCAAGGCATCAAGGGCCTCGATCCAGTAGCCACCGGCCAGCTCTCGCGTGAGGAAATCTCGGCTGCGGAAGGCAATCCGGAGCACAAGCTGAAACTGTCCGAACCCAAAGTCCGGGTGCCCGAAACAAAGCGCAAGGGTCCGCGCTACACACCTGTTTCGAAGCGTCAAGACCGCCCCAATGCGATCCTGTGGCTGGTGCGCAACCATCCTGAACTCAAGGACGCGCAGATTTCACGGCTGGTCGGAACCACCAAATCGACCATCGAGCAGATCCGCGGCCGCACCCACTGGAATGCCGCCAACCTGACGCCGATGGATCCCGTGACACTGGGCCTTTGCACCCAGATCGATCTCGATCTTGAGGTCGAACGTGCCGCAAAGAACCGTGGCCCGGTCACCGAAGACCAGCAGGGCAGCGTTCTTGTTTCGGCTCGCGAAACCGAAACAGCGGAACCGATGGAAGAGACTGGCGACAAGGAAATCGATGCCGATGCCGTTTTCGCCAAGCTCACATCGATGAAGCGGACCGAAACCGAAGACGACGACAGCAACACCAATTGA
- the purH gene encoding bifunctional phosphoribosylaminoimidazolecarboxamide formyltransferase/IMP cyclohydrolase: MAVVSKHHPAPDMVRIRRALLSVSDKSGLVEFARGLVDAGVELVSTGGTRLALEKEGLAVRDVSELTDFPEIMDGRVKTLHPGVHGGLLAIRDDAEHQQAMQSHGIAEIDLAAINLYPFEETVARGADAATTVENIDIGGPAMIRASAKNHAYVTAVTDPDDYGRVLEALKTNDGCIPLALRKELAALAFARTAAYDAAVSGWFAGELDLESPRHRAFGGRLHAVMRYGENPHQQAAFYTNGNNRPGVAGAQLLQGKQLSYNNINDTDAAFELVSEFDPAAGAACAIIKHANPCGVAVGESLVEAYGRALACDQTSAFGGILAFNQVLDGETASEIVKIFTEVIIAPDASEEAREILSAKKNLRLMITGGLADPRQPGIMVKSVSGGLLVQSRDNGSRTADDFKIVTKRAPDARELDDMAFAFRVAKHVKSNAIVYALNGATVGIGAGQMSRVDSARIAARKAVDAAEVLGLDTPLTKGSVVASDAFFPFADGLLSAIEAGATAVIQPGGSMRDQDVIDAADEAGVAMVFTGMRHFRH; this comes from the coding sequence ATGGCCGTTGTTTCCAAGCATCACCCCGCACCCGATATGGTGCGGATCCGCCGCGCATTGCTGTCTGTTTCCGACAAGAGCGGGCTTGTGGAATTTGCGCGTGGTCTGGTGGATGCAGGCGTTGAGCTTGTCTCCACGGGCGGGACCCGTCTGGCGCTGGAAAAGGAAGGGCTCGCTGTCCGTGATGTGTCTGAACTGACCGATTTCCCCGAAATCATGGATGGCCGGGTCAAGACCCTGCATCCTGGAGTGCATGGCGGATTGCTTGCCATACGTGATGATGCCGAGCATCAGCAGGCGATGCAAAGCCATGGGATTGCCGAGATCGATCTGGCAGCGATCAATCTCTATCCCTTTGAGGAAACGGTGGCGCGCGGCGCGGATGCCGCCACGACAGTCGAGAACATCGACATTGGCGGCCCGGCGATGATCCGGGCGTCGGCGAAAAACCATGCCTATGTGACGGCGGTGACGGATCCGGACGATTATGGACGAGTGCTTGAGGCTCTCAAGACCAATGACGGCTGCATTCCACTTGCGCTTCGCAAGGAACTTGCGGCACTCGCCTTTGCCCGCACGGCAGCCTATGACGCGGCGGTGTCTGGATGGTTTGCCGGCGAACTCGACCTCGAATCCCCGCGGCATCGTGCCTTTGGCGGGCGGCTTCATGCGGTCATGCGCTATGGCGAGAACCCGCATCAGCAGGCAGCGTTTTACACCAATGGCAACAACCGGCCCGGGGTTGCTGGTGCACAATTGTTGCAGGGCAAGCAACTGTCCTACAACAACATCAACGATACCGATGCCGCCTTCGAACTGGTGAGCGAGTTCGATCCAGCTGCGGGTGCTGCCTGCGCCATCATCAAGCATGCCAATCCTTGCGGGGTCGCTGTCGGCGAAAGCCTGGTGGAGGCCTATGGCCGGGCGCTGGCATGCGACCAGACTTCGGCTTTCGGCGGCATCCTCGCCTTCAACCAGGTTCTGGATGGAGAAACAGCAAGCGAAATCGTCAAGATCTTCACCGAAGTCATCATTGCGCCGGATGCGAGCGAAGAGGCACGTGAGATCCTGTCGGCCAAGAAGAACTTGCGTTTGATGATCACCGGTGGCCTCGCCGATCCGCGTCAACCGGGCATAATGGTCAAATCGGTCTCAGGCGGTTTGCTGGTGCAGAGCCGCGACAACGGCTCGCGGACGGCTGACGATTTCAAGATCGTGACCAAACGTGCACCGGATGCACGCGAACTGGACGATATGGCCTTTGCCTTCCGGGTGGCCAAGCATGTCAAATCCAATGCCATCGTCTATGCGCTCAATGGTGCAACGGTCGGCATTGGTGCGGGGCAGATGAGCCGGGTCGATTCAGCCCGGATCGCGGCTCGCAAGGCAGTTGACGCAGCCGAGGTGCTGGGGCTCGACACACCACTGACAAAGGGCAGTGTTGTCGCCTCCGATGCCTTCTTCCCATTCGCCGATGGGCTTCTCTCCGCCATTGAGGCGGGCGCGACTGCCGTCATCCAGCCCGGCGGATCCATGCGCGATCAGGATGTCATCGACGCTGCCGATGAAGCGGGCGTGGCCATGGTGTTCACCGGCATGCGCCATTTCCGGCACTGA
- a CDS encoding heparinase II/III family protein, translated as MAISILDSQRSASLYVAEIWRRLTRRAALGRISAMRFAGSTPDRLVVAPIDLRIADAHIASEIYAGRFALAGRMIDTNGQSPFHMDMPDEAFLRSLHGFGWLRHMRAADHELAFANARALVDDWITVEGRRFGGLPHEPDVVAARLIAWFSHSPIVLRGADHGFYRRFLKSIAQQTRYLRLVSASLPTGVTRFKARIALAMASLCLPASNGTIRAAARNLDHEFQSQVLPDGCHVSRNPMVLIELLMDLLPLRQTYVNVGQSPPHNMAAGMDRLFGGLRFFRHSDGELALFNGASAVSADRLLAVLRYDETSGAPFREMPHGNYQRLAIGNVVLIADTGVPPRSVASQAAHAGCLSFELSSGSNRYIVNAGAPVYAESDYVGFARMTAAHSTVTLNDSSSLRFSQSDFLGPIVTGGLHKVSVESLDESGKQVGFSATHNGYAGNLKLLHRRKVRLLASGHEVQGRDQILGLDEASPKPENQTVAVARFHVHPSIRISQSEDGAVHLTAGDGETWAFVARDLRPVIEEDVHFADLAGARASKQITLTIKVGETSQIDWKLVRIALPRAAS; from the coding sequence TTGGCAATCTCAATCCTTGATTCGCAGCGCTCAGCATCGCTCTACGTCGCAGAGATCTGGCGCCGGCTTACGCGCCGGGCGGCTCTGGGGCGAATCAGCGCCATGCGTTTTGCCGGGTCAACACCAGACCGCCTGGTGGTTGCACCGATCGATCTGCGTATCGCCGATGCTCATATCGCCTCGGAAATCTATGCCGGACGCTTTGCCCTTGCCGGCCGTATGATCGACACCAACGGCCAGAGTCCGTTTCACATGGACATGCCCGATGAGGCATTCCTGCGCAGTCTGCATGGGTTTGGCTGGCTCAGACACATGCGTGCGGCAGACCATGAGCTGGCTTTTGCGAATGCCCGGGCGCTGGTTGATGACTGGATTACTGTTGAAGGCCGCCGGTTTGGCGGGCTGCCGCATGAGCCTGATGTCGTCGCTGCAAGACTGATTGCGTGGTTTTCCCACTCGCCAATCGTGCTGCGCGGTGCAGATCATGGGTTTTACCGGCGGTTTCTCAAAAGCATTGCGCAGCAGACGCGCTATCTCCGGCTTGTTTCGGCAAGCCTGCCAACAGGCGTAACCCGGTTCAAGGCCAGAATTGCGCTGGCCATGGCGAGCCTTTGCCTGCCGGCAAGCAACGGAACCATTCGCGCGGCTGCGCGCAACCTTGATCATGAGTTTCAGAGCCAGGTGCTTCCTGATGGTTGCCATGTCTCCCGCAATCCGATGGTTCTGATCGAGCTTTTGATGGATCTGCTGCCGCTCAGACAGACCTATGTGAATGTTGGACAGTCTCCGCCGCACAATATGGCAGCGGGTATGGACAGGCTGTTTGGCGGTTTGCGGTTTTTCCGTCACAGTGATGGTGAGCTGGCTCTGTTCAATGGCGCTTCGGCGGTTTCTGCAGACCGTCTGCTTGCGGTGCTGCGCTATGATGAGACCTCAGGAGCGCCTTTTCGTGAAATGCCGCACGGAAACTATCAACGGCTTGCGATCGGTAATGTGGTTTTGATTGCCGACACCGGTGTGCCGCCACGCAGTGTTGCGTCCCAAGCCGCCCATGCAGGATGTTTGTCCTTCGAGCTTTCCTCGGGGTCCAACAGATATATCGTCAATGCGGGTGCACCTGTTTATGCAGAATCAGACTATGTCGGTTTTGCCCGGATGACAGCCGCACACAGCACCGTTACGCTCAATGACAGCTCATCGCTGCGCTTTTCGCAGTCGGATTTCCTGGGGCCGATCGTCACGGGCGGACTGCACAAGGTGAGCGTCGAATCACTTGACGAGAGTGGCAAGCAAGTCGGTTTCAGCGCGACCCACAATGGTTACGCCGGAAATCTGAAGCTGCTGCACCGCCGCAAGGTCCGGCTTCTGGCGTCTGGCCATGAAGTCCAGGGCCGGGATCAGATTCTCGGTCTTGATGAGGCCTCTCCAAAACCGGAAAACCAGACGGTTGCGGTCGCCAGGTTTCATGTTCATCCATCCATTCGGATTTCCCAGTCCGAGGACGGCGCTGTGCATCTGACTGCCGGGGATGGAGAGACCTGGGCTTTCGTGGCCCGCGATCTCAGACCGGTGATCGAGGAGGATGTGCACTTTGCCGATCTCGCCGGTGCACGTGCAAGCAAACAGATCACCCTGACAATCAAGGTTGGTGAAACCTCTCAGATTGACTGGAAACTTGTCCGCATTGCATTGCCGCGTGCAGCCAGCTGA
- a CDS encoding RsmB/NOP family class I SAM-dependent RNA methyltransferase codes for MPSRYDPVDLKPGLAARQAATRLLAAVTESRASLDGLLDPAGGNPAFTGLGPQDRLLVRAILLSALRHLRVIDAYIDELVTSPLPEGAKALRQLLRVGAAQILFLDVPDRAAVDLAVSQANGDPRNRRFAGLVNALLRRMGREKESRLSELTATVPPFPDWFVSRIQNAYSQEADSILSMLSVPPAIDLTVKTDPAGWAERLGGTVLPTGSVRIARPAGPVTDLEGYDGGDWWVQDAAASIPAQMFSRLDGLEVADLCAAPGGKTAQLALAGARVTACDQSANRLERLKGNLSRLGLEVSTHLSRAQDFKAPEGFDGVLVDAPCSSTGTVRRHPDIPYTKGPEDITRLTQVQRALLDHAAGLVRPKGELVFSNCSLDPEEGELMVQGFLADHPSWRIKPVDASRWPGMEAAITELGEVRTHPAMLSDDDPAQAGLDGFYAVVLTQE; via the coding sequence ATGCCCAGCCGATACGATCCGGTCGATCTGAAGCCCGGTCTTGCCGCCCGGCAGGCAGCGACCCGGCTTCTGGCTGCGGTCACCGAAAGCCGCGCCTCGCTTGACGGCCTTCTTGATCCTGCGGGTGGCAATCCAGCCTTTACCGGCCTTGGTCCGCAAGACCGGCTGCTGGTGCGGGCCATCCTGCTGTCGGCCCTGCGGCATTTGCGGGTAATCGACGCCTATATTGACGAGCTTGTAACCTCTCCCCTGCCTGAAGGTGCCAAGGCACTGCGCCAGCTTCTCAGAGTCGGAGCGGCACAGATCCTGTTTCTTGATGTTCCTGATCGTGCCGCCGTTGACCTCGCGGTCAGCCAGGCCAATGGAGATCCACGCAACCGCCGCTTCGCCGGTCTGGTCAATGCGTTGTTGCGGCGCATGGGCCGGGAAAAGGAAAGCCGGCTTTCTGAGCTCACCGCGACGGTTCCTCCTTTTCCGGACTGGTTCGTAAGCCGGATTCAAAACGCTTATTCCCAGGAAGCGGATTCGATCCTCTCCATGCTTTCGGTTCCGCCGGCAATCGACTTGACGGTTAAAACCGATCCGGCAGGCTGGGCCGAGCGGCTTGGCGGAACCGTTTTGCCGACCGGCAGCGTTCGGATCGCAAGGCCCGCCGGCCCTGTCACCGATCTTGAAGGCTATGATGGCGGTGACTGGTGGGTTCAGGATGCCGCTGCAAGCATCCCGGCGCAGATGTTTTCGAGGCTCGACGGTTTGGAAGTCGCGGATCTTTGTGCCGCTCCCGGCGGCAAGACCGCCCAATTGGCTCTTGCAGGAGCTCGCGTTACGGCCTGCGATCAGTCCGCCAACCGGCTGGAGCGGCTCAAGGGCAATCTTTCCCGGCTCGGACTGGAAGTCTCCACGCATCTTTCCCGGGCACAGGATTTCAAGGCACCGGAAGGATTTGACGGCGTGCTGGTCGATGCTCCCTGCTCTTCAACCGGGACCGTGCGACGGCATCCGGACATTCCTTACACCAAGGGACCGGAGGACATCACGCGATTGACGCAAGTGCAGCGGGCTTTGCTTGATCACGCGGCAGGACTGGTTCGTCCGAAGGGCGAACTGGTGTTTTCCAACTGCTCGCTTGATCCCGAGGAGGGTGAGCTGATGGTGCAGGGCTTTCTTGCCGATCATCCAAGCTGGCGGATCAAACCGGTTGATGCTTCGCGTTGGCCCGGAATGGAGGCGGCAATCACCGAACTGGGGGAAGTCCGGACTCACCCGGCGATGCTGAGCGATGATGATCCTGCCCAAGCGGGACTCGATGGTTTCTACGCGGTGGTGTTGACGCAAGAGTAA
- a CDS encoding thermonuclease family protein, producing the protein MNVRLAYQMVTTLVFVTILATELFTNAPAFAAESAWRTVAGPVLARIVRVIDGDTLLVDAHPWPGHAVRVSVRLRGIDTPERRSKCSRERLAADSARSELERLVAGYSTVELSNVSGGKYYGRVLADLKAGKRDVAAAMLESGLATPYEGGKRTKSKAPCNS; encoded by the coding sequence ATGAATGTGCGACTCGCTTACCAAATGGTAACAACACTGGTTTTCGTTACCATTCTGGCAACGGAACTATTCACCAATGCACCTGCATTTGCGGCCGAGAGTGCCTGGCGCACTGTTGCCGGGCCGGTCCTGGCCCGCATCGTGAGGGTGATTGACGGCGACACGTTGCTGGTCGACGCCCATCCATGGCCAGGCCACGCAGTTCGTGTTTCGGTCCGGTTGCGTGGCATCGACACTCCGGAGCGCCGCTCTAAATGTTCGCGCGAGCGATTGGCGGCAGACAGCGCTCGAAGTGAACTCGAGCGGCTTGTCGCGGGATATTCGACCGTCGAATTGAGCAATGTATCGGGGGGAAAATACTACGGGCGGGTCCTTGCCGATCTCAAGGCAGGCAAGCGCGATGTAGCCGCCGCCATGCTCGAAAGCGGATTGGCAACACCCTATGAGGGCGGCAAGCGCACAAAATCCAAGGCACCGTGCAATTCATGA